From Cannabis sativa cultivar Pink pepper isolate KNU-18-1 chromosome 8, ASM2916894v1, whole genome shotgun sequence, a single genomic window includes:
- the LOC133030614 gene encoding uncharacterized mitochondrial protein AtMg00310-like — protein MSVFLLPVDTCNKLEGMMSKFWWRSDSSKSHGVHWKSWQNLTKHKHFGGMGIRDLRDFNLSMLGKQAWQLVVNESSLVSRLYKARYFPRGSFFNAELGNNPSFIWKSILETQKLILSGVRCNIGPGTSIDIQRDPWFPDAFNPFVTLHLVGLDDCQVASLMEVNDR, from the coding sequence ATGTCGGTCTTTCTTCTCCCTGTTGATACATGCAACAAACTTGAAGGGATGATGTCCAAGTTTTGGTGGCGTTCTGATAGTTCAAAGTCGCATGGTGTCCATTGGAAGAGTTGGCAGAATTTAACAAAGCATAAGCATTTTGGTGGTATGGGCATTCGAGATTTAAGAGATTTTAATCTCTCTATGTTGGGTAAGCAAGCTTGGCAGTTGGTTGTGAATGAGTCTTCTCTTGTAAGTCGTTTATACAAGGCTCGGTATTTTCCCCGAGGTTCTTTCTTCAATGCTGAACTTGGTAACAATCcaagttttatttggaaaagtaTTCTTGAAACTCAGAAGTTAATTTTGTCTGGGGTTCGGTGCAACATAGGGCCTGGTACTTCAATTGATATTCAGCGGGATCCTTGGTTTCCTGACGCATTCAATCCCTTTGTGACGTTGCATTTGGTGGGGTTAGATGATTGTCAAGTTGCTAGTCTGATGGAGGTTAATGATAGATGA
- the LOC115700649 gene encoding uncharacterized protein LOC115700649 yields MSFLAGRLAGKEGAYFFQESKQAVSRMVANKKASPSPPTQSSSSSSSAPVTEREDLADALPEVLRHSLPSKLFHQETSNSTPSLYSASKWDIPSDPNARLSINAEALNPLRSYLSLPQVTFGPKRWELPESNFGVSASTANELRRDKHVPINPEKVKAAAEGLQQIGKAFAAATTLVFGGATLMLGMAVSKLDLQNREDIRTKGRDLVDPSLEILKEQLLPLKDWAANMSKKWHLERTEDVKEKPLIKQLSKILGANPTD; encoded by the exons ATGAGTTTTCTCGCGGGAAGATTAGCCGGGAAAGAAGGAGCTTACTTTTTCCAGGAATCCAAACAGGCAGTGAGCCGTATGGTGGCTAACAAGAAAGCGTCACCATCGCCGCCtactcaatcttcttcttcttcttcttcagctCCGGTGACTGAGCGTGAAGACCTAGCCGACGCGCTTCCCGAGGTGTTGCGCCACTCTCTGCCGTCCAAGCTATTTCATCAGGAGACGTCTAATTCAACGCCTTCCTTATACTCTGCCTCCAAATGGGATATTCCCTCTGACCCTAACGCTCGCCTTTCTATCAATGCCGAGGCTTTGAACCCACTCAGGTCTTACCTTTCTCTGCCTCAGGTCACCTTTGGCCCCAAAAG GTGGGAATTGCCCGAATCAAATTTTGGGGTCTCGGCCTCAACAGCTAATGAATTGCGTCGAGACAAGCATGTCCCTATTAATCCTGAGAAGGTGAAAGCTGCAGCTGAAGGGCTTCAACAAA TTGGAAAGGCTTTTGCTGCTGCTACCACTCTAGTGTTTGGTGGTGCCACTTTGATGCTTGGGATGGCAGTGTCCAAACTAGACTTGCAGAAT AGGGAAGATATCCGAACAAAGGGAAGAGACCTTGTTGACCCAAGTCTTGAGATTCTTAAGGAGCAACTACTTCCCTTAAAAGATTGG GCTGCTAACATGTCGAAGAAATGGCATTTGGAAAGGACAGAAGATGTAAAGGAGAAGCCTCTTATAAAGCAACTTTCTAAAATTTTGGGTGCTAATCCAACAGATTGA
- the LOC115700648 gene encoding uncharacterized protein LOC115700648 translates to MLLLHLQSFNGLLSYPRPNLLLHAHGIRHRATKSKSLGFKMQASRTQRIMESISVGGEVGGAGGAYSYSALKRLDQLWTGICSAQTVVQEPQKVVSTNPGLFSNSELANKALDKFDVIVCGGTLGVFIATALCSKGLRVAIVEKNVLKGRDQEWNISRKELLELVKVGILAEDDIEEITAAKFNPNRCGFEGKGEIWVEDILHLGILPAKLIEIMKTRFVSLGGVIFEGCTLSSISVYDDAVVTLLADGNILSSKLIIDATGNFSPIVKQIRRGRKPDGVCLVVGSCARGFGSNSTSDVIYSSSTIRKVGNSVVQCFWEAFPAGSGPTDRTTYMFTYIDPQPGSPKLEELLEEYWELMQDYQGVSLDNLEIQRVIYGIFPTYRDSPLPAAFNRVLQFGDASGIQSPVSFGGFGSLTRHLGRLSSGIHEAVSGNFLDSYNLSLLNPYMPNLSTSWLFQKAMSAKQLSNVPPDFINELLHANFQSMQRLGDPVLRPFLQDVVQFGPLAKTLGLVMISKPQILPSIFAQVGFPVLLDWSGHFAMLGFYTFLSTFAEPVIRPFLSAFSPQLRYQWIRRLEAWKYGAGLDYEL, encoded by the exons ATGTTATTACTTCACCTCCAATCATTTAATGGGTTATTATCTTACCCAAGACCAAATCTCCTGCTCCATGCTCATGGCATAAGACATAGAGCTACCAAAAGcaaaagcttgggctttaaaaTGCAAGCCTCTAGAACCCAG AGAATAATGGAGAGTATTTCAGTTGGTGGGGAAGTTGGTGGAGCTGGAGGAGCTTACTCGTATAGTGCCTTAAAAAGGCTGGACCAACTCTGGACTGGTATTTGTTCTGCTCAAACAG TTGTACAAGAACCCCAGAAAGTTGTTTCTACGAATCCCGGTTTATTTTCCAATTCTGAGCTAGCTAACAAAGCTCTAGATAAGTTTGACGTGATAGTTTGTGGAGGGACATTGGGAGTTTTCATTGCCACAGCATTGTGTTCCAAAGGTCTCCGAGTGGCCATTGTGGAGAAAAACGTTCTAAAAGGG AGGGACCAGGAATGGAACATCTCAAGAAAAGAGCTCTTAGAACTTGTCAAAGTTGGAATTTTAGCTGAAGATGACATTGAAGAAATTACTGCTGCAAAATTTAATCCT AACAGATGTGGATTTGAAGGGAAGGGCGAAATCTGGGTTGAAGATATTCTTCATCTTGGCATATT GCCTGCAAAACTGATAGAGATAATGAAGACTCGGTTTGTTTCCCTAGGGGGTGTCATCTTTGAAGGTTGCACTTTGTCCAGCATATCTGTATATGATGATGCAGTT GTTACATTATTAGCTGATGGGAACATTTTATCTTCTAAACTCATAATTGATGCAACGGGGAACTTTTCACCTATTGTAAAACAG ATAAGACGTGGAAGGAAGCCAGATGGTGTTTGCCTTGTTGTCGGATCCTGTGCTCGCGGTTTTGGTAGTAATTCTACAAGTGATGTTATATATAGTAGTTCAACAATAAGGAAGGTTGGGAACTCAGTAGTCCAATGCTTTTGGGAG GCCTTTCCTGCTGGTTCAGGCCCTACTGATCGTACTACTTATATGTTCACCTACATTGATCCCCAACCTGGATCACCTAAACTGGAAGAACTGTTAGAAGAATACTGGGAGCTAATGCAGGATTATCAG GGAGTCTCTCTCGACAATCTGGAGATTCAGAGGGTTATATATGGCATTTTCCCAACATACCGTGACAG CCCACTGCCAGCTGCTTTTAATCGTGTATTACAG TTTGGTGACGCCAGTGGCATACAGTCACCTGTTTCATTCGGTGGCTTTGGGAGCTTGACAAGGCATCTTGGCAGACTCTCAAGTG GTATACATGAAGCAGTCAGTGGAAATTTTCTTGATTCGTACAACTTGTCCCTACTGAATCCATACATG CCTAATTTAAGTACTTCGTGGTTGTTTCAAAAAGCGATGTCAGCAAAGCAACTGTCTAATGTTCCACCAGATTTTATAAATGAGCTCTTACATGCCAATTTTCAGAGTATGCAG AGGCTGGGCGATCCGGTGTTACGACCATTTCTTCAG GATGTTGTACAGTTCGGGCCTCTTGCCAAAACACTAGGCCTAGTTATGATATCCAAACCTCAAATTCTACCCTCCATATTCGCACAG GTTGGCTTTCCTGTACTTCTTGATTGGTCTGGTCATTTTGCTATGCTAGGTTTTTATACTTTTCTATCAACCTTTGCTGAGCCTGTAATTAG GCCATTTTTAAGTGCATTTTCACCCCAGTTGAGATATCAGTGGATACGACGTCTTGAGGCTTGGAAATATGGGGCTGGTTTAGACTACGAGCTATGA